In Helicobacter mastomyrinus, a single genomic region encodes these proteins:
- the panD gene encoding aspartate 1-decarboxylase has product MQFEMLYSKIHRAHVSDANLNYIGSITIDKHLAISANLLAGMKVEILNINNGERFSTYVIYGDKQGEICLNGAAARKAQVGDTIIIVAYATYTQEELKYYKPTIVQVNENNHILSIINEV; this is encoded by the coding sequence ATGCAATTTGAAATGCTTTATTCAAAGATTCATCGTGCCCACGTAAGTGATGCAAATCTCAATTACATTGGCTCAATCACTATCGATAAACATCTAGCTATAAGCGCTAATCTCTTAGCCGGTATGAAAGTGGAGATTCTTAACATTAACAACGGAGAGCGATTTAGCACCTATGTGATTTATGGCGATAAACAAGGAGAAATCTGCCTCAATGGCGCAGCTGCACGAAAAGCACAAGTGGGGGATACTATCATCATCGTTGCTTATGCGACCTATACACAAGAGGAGCTAAAATACTACAAGCCTACAATCGTGCAAGTCAATGAAAACAATCATATTCTATCTATTATAAATGAGGTGTAG
- a CDS encoding YbaB/EbfC family nucleoid-associated protein, which yields MFDPNEFGAMLGSMQDSIKELEEQNKQTILTAKSGGGLVSISCNGSGEVIDMSIDDSLLEDKESLQILLISAFNDLRKSVEDNRQSTAMNLLSGLGGFNIFGGKPNG from the coding sequence ATGTTTGACCCAAATGAATTTGGAGCGATGCTCGGCTCAATGCAAGATTCAATAAAAGAACTAGAAGAGCAAAATAAGCAGACAATCCTCACGGCTAAAAGTGGCGGTGGGCTTGTGAGTATCAGCTGCAATGGAAGCGGTGAAGTGATAGATATGAGCATTGATGATAGCTTATTGGAAGATAAAGAATCTTTGCAAATTTTGCTCATCAGCGCCTTTAATGACCTCCGCAAAAGTGTAGAGGATAATCGCCAATCAACTGCTATGAATCTCCTTAGCGGACTTGGAGGATTTAATATCTTTGGTGGCAAACCAAATGGCTAA
- a CDS encoding PDZ domain-containing protein, with protein sequence MAKSLFSRHLFLRIFIALLCATSVWAYDYSHCIKYFNAASTPVGSTYAISLKNGTGQHHLLYSPTPPRNVKLLKADPFIGLYLISASKTKQSYELLPLDARTLKDKNLAFISANAKVHTGHITKRQTNFLNYARFSAHASANSVLGNICYQIYGISVGNNQFIEKKYIDRFLSQKSPYYGDLGVRFNSPKAIVDMIDPFIDSTFRLNDEILSINGTKVSSSDEAEWLISNLKKDSLAKILIKRNGKNMTINVKVDQRYGGFLLRETFLERFGIQLDEYMTIISINPSLAGRFSQLRAGDRILWINKEPIITASTDNAHKRFERLKFLLSQTRFDTRFDDKIQLLIVRNDLEIFLKM encoded by the coding sequence ATGGCTAAATCACTCTTTTCAAGGCATTTATTTTTGAGAATCTTTATCGCACTTTTATGTGCTACATCTGTGTGGGCTTATGACTACTCGCATTGTATAAAGTATTTCAACGCAGCAAGCACCCCTGTGGGTTCAACATACGCCATAAGCCTTAAAAATGGCACAGGGCAGCACCATCTCCTCTACTCCCCTACTCCACCTCGTAATGTAAAGCTTCTCAAAGCTGACCCTTTCATCGGGCTATATCTCATTTCTGCTTCAAAAACTAAGCAAAGCTATGAATTGCTCCCCCTTGATGCTCGCACACTAAAAGATAAGAATCTTGCTTTTATCAGCGCTAATGCGAAAGTACATACCGGGCATATTACCAAAAGGCAGACAAACTTCCTTAACTATGCGCGATTTTCCGCCCACGCGTCAGCCAATAGTGTGTTGGGCAATATTTGCTATCAAATCTATGGCATAAGTGTAGGCAATAATCAATTTATTGAAAAAAAATATATTGATAGATTTCTCTCTCAAAAATCCCCATATTATGGTGATTTGGGCGTTCGTTTTAATTCCCCTAAAGCCATTGTAGATATGATTGACCCCTTTATTGATTCTACTTTTAGATTAAATGATGAGATTCTCTCTATCAATGGCACAAAAGTCAGCTCAAGTGATGAAGCAGAATGGCTAATCAGCAATCTTAAAAAAGATTCTCTAGCAAAAATTCTCATCAAACGCAATGGCAAAAATATGACTATTAATGTTAAAGTCGATCAACGCTATGGAGGCTTTTTGCTGAGGGAAACATTCTTAGAACGTTTTGGCATACAACTTGATGAATATATGACTATTATTTCTATCAACCCATCTCTTGCAGGGCGATTCTCACAGCTACGTGCAGGGGATAGAATTTTGTGGATTAATAAAGAGCCTATTATTACAGCAAGCACAGACAATGCTCACAAACGTTTTGAGAGGCTAAAGTTTCTCCTTTCGCAAACACGATTTGATACGCGATTTGACGATAAAATACAGCTTCTCATCGTCCGTAATGACCTTGAGATTTTTCTTAAAATGTAG
- a CDS encoding polyprenyl synthetase family protein, whose product MRQNITEILNDFESFLIEQVPKIPSFHTHYESAIWEMMKNGGKRFRPALLFCIVNALSPQMIKNAFLPALSIECIHTYSLIHDDLPCIDNAALRRGHATLHTKYGETLALLVGDGLNTYAFWLLSQARLDSQICLKLIESLAANAGIGGMVLGQVLDCAFENTTLSLGQLKTIHLNKTAKLIATSLQCGAIIASASLELTSSLYDFGLELGVYFQLRDDIIDTCLNAEQAGKTTQNDAHKNSYVNLLGLDEAKAEFHRQKTQIQHKLKDFGNAIEYELNTLLQNYFKEIE is encoded by the coding sequence ATGCGACAAAATATCACAGAGATTCTAAACGATTTTGAATCCTTTCTTATCGAGCAAGTGCCTAAGATTCCAAGCTTTCACACACATTATGAATCCGCTATATGGGAGATGATGAAAAATGGTGGTAAACGTTTCCGCCCTGCGCTGCTTTTTTGTATCGTTAATGCCCTCTCTCCGCAAATGATCAAAAATGCCTTTTTACCAGCCTTAAGCATTGAGTGCATTCATACTTATTCCCTTATCCACGATGATTTGCCTTGTATAGATAATGCTGCATTACGGCGGGGACACGCGACTTTACATACTAAATATGGAGAAACTCTCGCCCTGCTTGTAGGAGATGGGCTCAATACTTATGCCTTTTGGCTACTCTCTCAAGCGCGACTAGATTCCCAAATATGCTTAAAACTCATTGAATCTCTTGCAGCAAATGCCGGTATTGGCGGTATGGTGCTAGGACAAGTGCTTGATTGCGCCTTTGAAAACACAACACTTTCTCTAGGGCAGCTTAAAACTATCCATTTAAACAAAACCGCTAAACTTATCGCCACTTCATTACAATGCGGGGCGATTATCGCTAGTGCCTCATTGGAGCTTACTTCATCACTCTATGATTTTGGCTTAGAACTTGGAGTGTATTTTCAGCTACGTGATGATATTATCGATACCTGCCTTAATGCGGAACAAGCAGGGAAAACAACGCAAAATGACGCACATAAAAACAGCTATGTGAATCTACTTGGCTTAGATGAGGCAAAGGCAGAGTTTCATCGTCAAAAAACGCAGATTCAACACAAACTCAAAGACTTTGGAAATGCTATTGAATACGAACTCAACACACTTTTGCAAAATTATTTTAAGGAGATTGAATGA
- the surE gene encoding 5'/3'-nucleotidase SurE yields the protein MKKILLTNDDGFNSSGLLALKDALRNLAHIMVVAPASEKSACGHGLTLTRPLSFVRLDDDFYKLEDGTPSDCVYLALNTLYKEDCKPDLVISGINLGSNMGEDITYSGTIAGAMEACIQGVPAIAISQVMPDMNRSKHFDFSLAKKSIVDIVKMIFDKGFPLQERKFLNVNIPYIQHAECKGYKITQMGYRIYADEAHLHRNPRGQEYYWLGLHPLQWEERKDTDYPNGSDFKAVYENYVSISPIKLDMTSYEDTQILSKWINND from the coding sequence ATGAAAAAAATCCTACTAACCAATGATGATGGGTTTAATTCAAGTGGCTTACTCGCGCTCAAAGACGCATTAAGAAACCTCGCTCATATTATGGTAGTCGCCCCTGCGAGCGAAAAATCAGCCTGTGGGCACGGGCTTACACTCACGCGTCCGCTTAGCTTTGTCCGTCTTGATGATGATTTTTACAAACTTGAAGATGGTACACCTAGCGATTGCGTGTATCTCGCCCTTAATACCCTCTACAAAGAGGATTGTAAACCTGATTTAGTGATTTCTGGCATTAACCTTGGCTCGAATATGGGAGAGGACATTACCTATTCAGGCACGATTGCAGGGGCGATGGAGGCTTGTATTCAAGGTGTGCCTGCTATTGCCATATCGCAAGTTATGCCCGATATGAACCGCTCTAAACACTTTGATTTCTCCCTTGCAAAAAAATCTATCGTGGATATAGTAAAAATGATTTTTGACAAAGGTTTCCCGCTGCAAGAGCGAAAGTTTCTTAATGTCAATATCCCCTATATTCAACACGCAGAATGCAAGGGTTACAAAATCACTCAAATGGGTTATAGAATCTACGCCGATGAGGCTCATCTCCACCGCAATCCACGCGGACAGGAATATTATTGGCTAGGCTTACACCCTTTGCAATGGGAGGAGCGCAAAGATACGGATTATCCTAATGGCTCGGATTTTAAAGCAGTGTATGAAAATTATGTATCTATTAGCCCTATCAAGCTCGATATGACAAGCTATGAGGATACTCAAATACTCTCAAAATGGATTAACAATGACTGA
- a CDS encoding ThiF family adenylyltransferase, whose amino-acid sequence MLIFNVDDVGGFTLDCLYRSSLKHITIIDKNCFDTTNQNRQICTKRLNEPKVAVLAQMYPSITPMQEQIDSVFLKRFNIIAFGYIVDAIDDIYGKVDITRTTLHKLLEKFIVSTGSAKKLNPLHIRLDNIWKTHGDKFARKLLEYLKKAGIRRSFKAAFSPEVPKCKALWSCICCNNEFWTIALVSNHTKYKIY is encoded by the coding sequence GTGTTGATTTTTAATGTAGATGATGTAGGAGGATTCACATTGGATTGCCTCTATCGTAGTAGTTTGAAGCATATTACCATCATAGATAAAAATTGCTTTGATACAACAAATCAAAATCGCCAAATCTGTACAAAGCGGCTCAATGAGCCAAAAGTCGCCGTTTTAGCCCAAATGTATCCAAGCATTACCCCTATGCAAGAGCAAATAGATAGTGTATTTTTAAAGCGATTTAATATAATAGCATTTGGTTATATTGTCGATGCCATTGATGATATTTATGGAAAAGTCGATATTACTAGAACCACCTTACACAAACTTTTAGAGAAGTTTATCGTCTCCACAGGCAGCGCGAAAAAGCTTAATCCTCTGCATATCCGCCTAGATAATATTTGGAAAACACACGGCGATAAATTTGCTCGAAAACTACTCGAATATCTTAAAAAAGCGGGTATCCGCAGGTCGTTTAAGGCAGCATTCAGCCCTGAAGTGCCAAAATGCAAAGCGTTATGGAGCTGCATATGCTGTAACAATGAGTTTTGGACTATAGCATTAGTATCAAATCATACAAAATATAAAATATATTAA
- a CDS encoding carbon-nitrogen hydrolase — MKAKDTAQSIKLALLQQSYTGDRDSMIQATSAMIAEAAHNGAQLVALQELHTREYFCQSENPAFFDYAADFDKDIAHFSALAKQHHIVLITSLFERRTAGLYHNTAIVFENNGKIAGKYRKMHIPDDPQFYEKFYFTPGDIGFEPIHTSLGTLGVLICWDQWYPEAARIMALKGAQILIYPTAIGWFDEDNKEEKKRQKDAWIAVQRGHSVANGLPTLAINRVGFEKDKSGVGNGIRFWGSSFIFGAQGELIAQASEDKEEIIYADINLTKSEEVRRMWPFLRDRRIESYSELLKRFCDTF, encoded by the coding sequence ATGAAAGCTAAAGATACCGCACAAAGCATTAAACTAGCGCTTTTGCAGCAATCCTACACAGGCGATAGAGATTCAATGATACAAGCTACAAGCGCAATGATTGCAGAGGCAGCCCATAATGGTGCACAGCTTGTCGCTTTGCAAGAGCTTCACACACGAGAATACTTTTGCCAAAGTGAGAATCCTGCGTTTTTTGACTATGCAGCGGATTTTGACAAAGACATTGCTCATTTCAGTGCCTTAGCAAAACAACATCATATTGTTTTAATCACCTCCCTCTTTGAGAGACGCACAGCAGGGCTATACCACAATACCGCTATAGTTTTTGAGAACAATGGTAAAATCGCAGGAAAATACCGCAAAATGCATATTCCCGATGATCCACAATTCTATGAGAAATTTTACTTCACGCCCGGCGATATAGGTTTTGAGCCTATACACACGAGCTTAGGGACACTTGGTGTGCTTATCTGCTGGGACCAATGGTATCCCGAAGCCGCACGTATTATGGCGCTTAAAGGCGCACAAATACTTATCTATCCTACCGCTATTGGCTGGTTTGATGAGGATAATAAAGAGGAGAAAAAGCGGCAAAAAGACGCGTGGATAGCTGTGCAGAGAGGGCATAGCGTGGCTAATGGACTGCCGACATTGGCGATTAACCGCGTGGGATTTGAGAAAGATAAAAGCGGTGTGGGTAATGGCATACGCTTTTGGGGCAGTAGCTTTATCTTTGGCGCACAAGGAGAGCTTATCGCACAGGCAAGTGAGGATAAAGAAGAGATTATATATGCGGATATTAATTTAACTAAAAGTGAGGAAGTGCGCCGTATGTGGCCATTCCTACGCGATAGGCGAATAGAATCTTATAGCGAACTACTCAAACGTTTTTGTGATACATTCTAG
- a CDS encoding DUF3015 family protein yields MKKILVSLVLSTGLVSGALAAANTNTGCGLGSLIIDKKGILWNVLQATTNATFFNQTFGITSGTSGCKSGKVAMDSRTEEFVAANMDALSQEIAQGRGEHLDTLVELLNVSDKEAFKVALQENYHKLYTSKDAQSADVLDGAANL; encoded by the coding sequence ATGAAAAAAATTCTTGTTAGTTTAGTACTTAGCACAGGTTTAGTAAGCGGTGCATTAGCTGCAGCAAATACAAATACAGGTTGCGGACTTGGTTCGCTCATTATTGATAAAAAAGGGATTTTATGGAACGTCCTACAAGCAACTACTAACGCTACATTTTTTAATCAAACTTTTGGTATCACTTCTGGAACTTCTGGCTGTAAAAGTGGAAAAGTCGCTATGGATAGCCGCACAGAAGAATTTGTAGCTGCGAATATGGACGCACTTTCTCAAGAAATCGCACAAGGGCGAGGCGAACACCTTGACACACTTGTAGAGCTCCTCAATGTAAGCGACAAAGAAGCTTTCAAAGTAGCACTTCAAGAAAATTATCATAAACTCTACACAAGCAAAGATGCGCAAAGTGCCGATGTGCTTGATGGAGCAGCAAATCTCTAA
- a CDS encoding DUF4105 domain-containing protein — MDFHTYIFRPIMMFFILCAYLYAQDSHSAHINELIAQAKALKLADSKEWKTLLHINKHKSEIISPYFFLTPNFKSSRNLAQDELEATIIAFYQPLSQVAVPEAIKERRMKQIVEFKENNINLPTRSIEAADYHAICRFPARLAFLSSHLDFKNLPQLECAEFKAMYDYIAPTKASIVFPTAHINSPASMFGHTFLLLDSVFESRLLAFAINYQADADPNQVDAISFAFKGLFGFYTGSYSILPYYDKIEEYSNVETRDMWEYELNFTPEEIKRLYNHIWELSDAFSYYYFFHRNCSYNILWLLEVARKSLNLRKEFIYQVNPPETLFAFQKAGLINDIAYRPSKRSKLLSYEKVMDSHSISLAKSLSRGKATPQSVLDDSKLSLQDKQYTLESALELSEYYYLNGKLKHEDYTQIAYDLASTRSKLGANTPPALNIPANPLEANQGLRITPLILANTQGIHPAIDFRIAYHDITDNDKGYLKGAQIEFMRILGYYDTSKTPKVAFSLYELNILSVASIAPRGKFFKPFSYRLETGFNRSFYDEHLHYFAAFGGGLSHQIGDVAYTYYFLEPTFFIDSFRRADFALNAVLGIVLQDNNRLKATLEYKLKTYSPTHFSHLLDTTFSINLKHNLALIARMQMLKNDTQNLTQPTSMLGVRLYF; from the coding sequence TTGGATTTTCACACATATATTTTCCGCCCCATTATGATGTTTTTTATACTTTGTGCTTATCTCTATGCACAAGATTCCCACAGCGCACATATTAATGAACTTATCGCTCAAGCTAAAGCTCTAAAGCTTGCCGATTCTAAGGAATGGAAAACGCTTTTGCATATCAATAAGCACAAAAGTGAGATTATCTCACCCTACTTTTTTCTCACACCTAATTTCAAATCCTCGCGCAATCTCGCACAAGATGAACTAGAAGCGACTATTATCGCTTTCTATCAACCTCTCTCGCAAGTGGCTGTGCCTGAAGCTATCAAAGAGCGACGTATGAAGCAGATTGTAGAATTTAAAGAAAATAATATCAATCTCCCTACACGTTCTATTGAAGCAGCAGACTATCACGCTATTTGTCGCTTTCCTGCCCGTCTTGCATTCCTTTCATCGCATTTAGATTTTAAAAATCTCCCTCAACTTGAATGTGCGGAATTTAAGGCAATGTATGACTATATTGCCCCCACAAAGGCAAGTATCGTCTTTCCCACAGCACATATCAACTCTCCCGCCTCGATGTTTGGACATACATTCTTACTACTTGATTCTGTGTTTGAATCCCGTCTGCTTGCCTTTGCTATCAATTACCAAGCCGATGCCGACCCTAACCAAGTTGATGCCATTAGTTTCGCCTTTAAAGGACTTTTTGGATTCTACACGGGGAGCTACTCTATCCTGCCCTATTATGATAAAATCGAAGAATATTCCAATGTAGAAACCCGTGATATGTGGGAATATGAGCTAAATTTTACACCTGAAGAAATAAAGCGATTATACAATCACATTTGGGAGTTAAGCGATGCCTTTAGTTACTATTACTTTTTTCATCGCAACTGCTCTTATAATATCTTGTGGCTACTTGAAGTTGCGCGAAAAAGCCTCAATCTACGCAAAGAATTTATCTATCAAGTCAATCCTCCAGAGACACTTTTTGCTTTTCAAAAAGCAGGGCTTATTAACGATATAGCCTATCGCCCTAGCAAACGTAGCAAACTCCTCTCTTATGAAAAAGTGATGGATTCTCATTCTATCTCACTTGCCAAATCGCTTTCACGTGGGAAAGCTACCCCCCAAAGTGTGCTTGATGATAGCAAACTCTCCCTTCAAGATAAGCAATACACGCTAGAATCTGCCCTTGAACTAAGCGAGTATTACTACCTCAATGGCAAACTAAAACACGAAGATTACACACAAATCGCCTACGACCTTGCCTCCACACGCTCAAAACTTGGTGCAAATACACCCCCTGCGCTTAATATCCCTGCCAATCCACTAGAGGCGAATCAAGGCTTACGCATTACGCCACTAATCCTTGCAAACACACAAGGCATTCACCCTGCCATTGATTTTAGAATCGCCTACCACGATATTACCGATAATGACAAAGGCTATCTCAAAGGCGCACAAATCGAGTTTATGCGGATTCTGGGCTATTATGATACGAGCAAAACGCCTAAAGTTGCCTTTAGTCTCTATGAACTTAATATCCTCTCTGTCGCCTCTATCGCGCCTAGAGGTAAATTCTTTAAACCCTTTTCTTATCGGCTTGAAACAGGCTTTAATCGTAGCTTTTATGATGAGCATTTGCACTATTTTGCCGCATTTGGTGGGGGCTTGAGCCATCAAATAGGTGATGTCGCTTATACATACTATTTCCTTGAACCAACCTTTTTTATCGATAGCTTCCGCAGGGCAGATTTCGCGCTTAATGCCGTGCTAGGCATTGTCCTGCAGGATAATAACCGCCTCAAAGCCACATTAGAATACAAGCTTAAAACATACAGCCCCACGCATTTTAGCCACCTGCTCGATACCACTTTTAGTATAAATCTCAAGCACAATCTCGCGCTTATCGCACGTATGCAAATGCTAAAAAATGACACACAGAACTTGACACAGCCTACATCAATGCTAGGCGTAAGGCTGTATTTTTAG
- a CDS encoding bifunctional anthranilate synthase component II/anthranilate phosphoribosyltransferase gives MILLIDNYDSFTYNIYQAFYRFGFPINVVRSDKISIEEIRALSPQYIIIGPGPKTPQEAGISIQIVQELQGVYPILGICLGHQAIMAAFGMDIVNAKHIVHGKVEPLHHNQKGLFRHIKPLTPIVRYHSLVGEVHQLPECFEVSAWSEDGEIMAIEHKSYQLMGVQFHPESIGTIEGEKMLLNFLHYTREIIPIKQYLKSTMQGENLNFKQACDVMDEITEGNMSDAQIGSILTSLEIKGVNAEELAGFASVLKKKAITFPLPLSDEVRLDMVGTGSSPNKTFNVSTTSALLLATAGVKVIKHGNRAVTSKSGSADLLQALGVNVDMDAQTCKYVYDNIGITFLFAQKFHAAMRFAAPARASLGFRTIFNLIGPLSNPASVTHQFIGVFDKSYTEIMAQALDILGIQRAMVVSGFDCYDEISLCAPTQITELDRGNIHTYVFNPNEVGLDFASFAELKGGDVAENKCISLDIFNATAPNSPKTQLVALNTGAALYLAGKAKDIKEGYFLAQEIIASKRVFEVLEEFVRLSHKRDK, from the coding sequence ATGATTTTGCTTATAGATAATTATGATTCTTTTACCTACAATATTTATCAGGCATTTTATCGCTTTGGATTTCCTATTAATGTCGTAAGGAGTGATAAGATTAGCATTGAAGAGATACGTGCCCTTTCTCCGCAATACATCATCATTGGTCCTGGTCCCAAAACGCCACAAGAAGCGGGGATTTCTATACAAATCGTGCAGGAATTGCAAGGCGTGTATCCTATTTTGGGAATCTGTTTGGGGCATCAGGCGATTATGGCGGCTTTTGGTATGGATATTGTTAATGCAAAGCATATCGTGCACGGTAAGGTCGAACCTTTACATCATAATCAAAAAGGGCTTTTCCGTCATATTAAGCCACTCACACCTATTGTGCGCTACCATTCTTTGGTAGGAGAGGTTCATCAGCTACCTGAATGCTTTGAAGTAAGCGCGTGGAGTGAAGATGGCGAGATTATGGCGATTGAGCATAAGAGCTATCAGCTTATGGGAGTGCAGTTTCACCCTGAATCGATTGGCACAATAGAGGGCGAGAAAATGCTTTTAAACTTTTTGCATTACACACGTGAGATTATCCCTATAAAGCAATATCTTAAAAGCACTATGCAGGGAGAGAATCTTAACTTTAAACAAGCCTGTGATGTGATGGATGAGATTACAGAGGGTAATATGAGCGATGCACAGATAGGGAGCATTCTCACAAGTCTTGAGATTAAGGGTGTGAATGCGGAGGAATTGGCCGGGTTTGCAAGTGTGCTCAAAAAAAAGGCGATAACCTTTCCTCTCCCGCTAAGCGATGAAGTGCGGCTAGATATGGTAGGCACGGGCAGCAGTCCTAATAAAACCTTTAATGTCTCTACCACAAGTGCATTACTTTTAGCCACAGCGGGAGTAAAGGTTATTAAACACGGCAATAGAGCTGTTACATCAAAGTCCGGTTCGGCGGATTTACTTCAGGCATTGGGCGTGAATGTCGATATGGACGCGCAAACTTGCAAATATGTGTATGATAATATAGGCATTACTTTTTTATTTGCGCAGAAGTTTCACGCTGCTATGCGATTTGCTGCTCCGGCTAGAGCGTCTCTAGGCTTTAGAACGATATTTAATCTTATTGGTCCTCTTTCAAATCCGGCGAGTGTTACCCATCAATTTATTGGCGTTTTTGACAAATCTTACACGGAGATTATGGCACAAGCGCTTGATATTTTGGGGATTCAAAGGGCGATGGTGGTGAGTGGATTTGATTGCTATGATGAGATTTCACTCTGTGCGCCTACGCAGATTACCGAGCTTGATAGGGGCAATATACACACATACGTGTTTAATCCTAATGAGGTAGGGCTAGATTTTGCCTCTTTTGCGGAGCTAAAGGGTGGAGATGTGGCAGAGAATAAGTGTATCAGCCTTGATATTTTTAATGCCACCGCGCCTAATTCTCCTAAGACACAGCTTGTCGCACTCAATACTGGCGCAGCACTCTATCTTGCTGGGAAGGCAAAGGATATAAAAGAGGGATATTTCTTAGCACAAGAGATTATCGCATCTAAGCGAGTTTTTGAGGTGCTAGAGGAATTTGTGAGATTAAGCCATAAGAGAGATAAATAA
- a CDS encoding anthranilate synthase component I family protein — protein sequence MFDFKNANKAVIVHKEMLCDNLTPLAALGALNAKMLLESAYNETGKDRYSIMILCEAFCVYKENGAYILVCNNQKMLLSEALAGYEVKIPDKSADNPFKQDGFLESLALVRTLAPNPQGIIPHDLPLPLGGAGYIGYEFFAEIEEVSFHNPPLYEAPECAFIFGRDFLIFDHLFDRLHIVSVGYANECEKIEPMQRVEKIITTLRSLSPSPTSFDSSAFSGDYTIQNATTQSEYEAMVVAIKEAIYRGDLLQCVPSQYMNVASALPPLEAYRHLRHLNPSPYMFYYQFENFVVLGASPEIMIRLKTQEGRALFAIRPIAGTRPRGESVARDLELEKELLNDKKENAEHLMLLDLARNDAGKVSIGGGVEVMARNKIERYSHVMHIVSAVQGELDTERFSKHDALKAAFPAGTLSGAPKIQAIKTIESLESHSRGIYGGAIGYFTYDEDMDFAIAIRTAVYQNGIYYLRSGAGIVQDSIPSTEYMETQSKVRSQISMLTKDNK from the coding sequence ATGTTTGATTTTAAAAATGCCAATAAGGCAGTGATAGTACATAAAGAAATGTTGTGCGACAATCTCACGCCTTTAGCGGCGTTAGGGGCGTTAAATGCAAAAATGCTTTTAGAATCTGCCTATAATGAAACGGGCAAGGATAGGTATTCCATTATGATTTTATGTGAGGCTTTTTGCGTTTATAAGGAAAATGGAGCATACATACTTGTATGCAACAATCAAAAAATGCTCTTAAGCGAGGCTCTAGCAGGATATGAGGTGAAAATCCCCGATAAAAGCGCAGATAATCCCTTTAAGCAAGATGGTTTTTTGGAATCTCTTGCTCTTGTGCGCACTCTAGCTCCCAATCCACAAGGGATAATCCCGCACGATTTGCCCTTGCCACTTGGTGGAGCAGGGTATATAGGATATGAGTTTTTTGCTGAAATCGAGGAAGTGAGCTTTCACAATCCCCCGCTTTATGAAGCACCTGAATGTGCCTTTATATTTGGGCGGGATTTTTTGATTTTTGATCATCTTTTTGATAGGCTACATATTGTGAGTGTGGGCTATGCTAATGAGTGTGAAAAGATAGAGCCTATGCAGAGGGTAGAAAAGATTATTACCACTTTGCGATCTCTATCACCATCTCCAACATCATTTGATAGTAGCGCATTTTCAGGGGATTACACGATACAAAATGCTACTACACAAAGCGAGTATGAAGCAATGGTTGTAGCGATTAAAGAGGCGATTTATCGAGGCGATTTGCTCCAATGTGTGCCAAGCCAATATATGAATGTCGCCTCTGCTTTGCCTCCATTAGAGGCGTATCGCCACCTCCGCCATCTCAATCCTAGCCCATATATGTTTTATTATCAATTTGAAAATTTTGTCGTTTTGGGGGCTAGTCCGGAAATTATGATACGGCTTAAAACTCAAGAGGGACGCGCACTTTTTGCTATCCGCCCTATTGCTGGCACTCGTCCTAGAGGAGAGAGCGTAGCGCGGGATTTAGAGCTTGAAAAAGAGCTTTTAAATGATAAAAAAGAGAATGCAGAGCATTTAATGCTACTTGATTTAGCGCGGAATGACGCTGGAAAAGTCAGCATAGGAGGGGGCGTGGAGGTAATGGCAAGAAATAAGATTGAACGATACTCTCACGTAATGCATATTGTTTCAGCAGTGCAAGGAGAGCTAGATACAGAGCGATTTAGCAAACACGATGCGCTCAAGGCGGCATTTCCTGCAGGGACACTATCAGGAGCACCAAAGATTCAAGCCATTAAAACTATCGAATCTTTAGAAAGCCATTCGCGTGGCATATATGGTGGTGCGATAGGGTATTTTACTTATGATGAGGATATGGATTTTGCCATTGCTATTCGCACAGCAGTGTATCAAAATGGCATATATTATTTGCGCTCTGGCGCGGGCATTGTGCAAGATTCTATCCCTAGCACGGAGTATATGGAGACACAAAGCAAAGTCCGATCACAAATCAGTATGCTTACAAAGGATAACAAATGA